One part of the Glycine max cultivar Williams 82 chromosome 14, Glycine_max_v4.0, whole genome shotgun sequence genome encodes these proteins:
- the LOC100803339 gene encoding uncharacterized protein LOC100803339 isoform 2 (isoform 2 is encoded by transcript variant 2), producing MKDEDGTPQSAGKGQYKLWVLGAIILLALWSMFTASLTLKWSAGNLNRDFDSATLNDFDVLEVEEREKVVRRMWDVYTQSKSGRGSGLPRFWSDAFHAAYDHLVSDVQSVRDAAVSEIAKISLHSLPLHHLKSHSNIMGSRKMKQAESIVNTTISSDQ from the exons ATGAAAGATGAAGATGGCACACCCCAAAGTGCAGGTAAGGGACAGTACAAGTTGTGGGTGTTGGGTGCTATCATTCTTCTTGCTCTTTGGTCCATGTTCACTGCTTCTCTCACTCTCAAATGGTCAGCTGGGAACCTCAACCGTGACTTCGATTCTGCCACTCTCAACGATTTCGATGTCCTG GAAGTGGAGGAGAGGGAGAAAGTGGTGAGGCGCATGTGGGATGTGTATACTCAAAGCAAGAGTGGCAGGGGAAGTGGCTTACCTCGTTTTTGGAGTGATGCTTTTCATGCGGCTTACGACCACTTGGTCAGTGATGTTCAGAGCGTCCGAGATGCTGCTGTCTCCGAAATTGCCAAGATATCCCTCCATTCTCTTCCTCTGCACCACCTCAAATCACATtcc AATATCATGGGATCACGAAAAATGAAGCAAGCAGAGAGTATTGTGAACACTACAATTAGCAGTGATCAATAA
- the LOC100803339 gene encoding uncharacterized protein LOC100803339 isoform 1 (isoform 1 is encoded by transcript variant 1) — MKDEDGTPQSAGKGQYKLWVLGAIILLALWSMFTASLTLKWSAGNLNRDFDSATLNDFDVLEVEEREKVVRRMWDVYTQSKSGRGSGLPRFWSDAFHAAYDHLVSDVQSVRDAAVSEIAKISLHSLPLHHLKSHSIVQNIMGSRKMKQAESIVNTTISSDQ; from the exons ATGAAAGATGAAGATGGCACACCCCAAAGTGCAGGTAAGGGACAGTACAAGTTGTGGGTGTTGGGTGCTATCATTCTTCTTGCTCTTTGGTCCATGTTCACTGCTTCTCTCACTCTCAAATGGTCAGCTGGGAACCTCAACCGTGACTTCGATTCTGCCACTCTCAACGATTTCGATGTCCTG GAAGTGGAGGAGAGGGAGAAAGTGGTGAGGCGCATGTGGGATGTGTATACTCAAAGCAAGAGTGGCAGGGGAAGTGGCTTACCTCGTTTTTGGAGTGATGCTTTTCATGCGGCTTACGACCACTTGGTCAGTGATGTTCAGAGCGTCCGAGATGCTGCTGTCTCCGAAATTGCCAAGATATCCCTCCATTCTCTTCCTCTGCACCACCTCAAATCACATtcc ATTGTGCAGAATATCATGGGATCACGAAAAATGAAGCAAGCAGAGAGTATTGTGAACACTACAATTAGCAGTGATCAATAA
- the LOC100802815 gene encoding outer envelope pore protein 24, chloroplastic, with product MKATLKGKYDVDKNGAAFANIAVNAGDVKFRASVTEATFINGPSLTGLALAVEKPGSFIVDYNVPKKDFRFQFMNTVRVGERPLNLTYAHSRGDNRTVLDGTFVYDSANKVSANYALDSGNCKLKYTYVHKGLTTFEPAYDVAKNTWDFAVSRRVYGGDDTLRASYQTSSRVLGVEWSRNPKHTAGFKIVASVNLAEEFKAPKLVAETTWNFEM from the exons ATGAAGGCTACTCTGAAGGGAAAGTACGACGTCGACAAAAACGGCGCTGCCTTTGCCAACATCGCCGTCAACGCCGGCGACGTCAAGTTCCGAGCCTCCGTAACGGAAGCCACTTTCATTAACGGCCCCAGCCTCACCGGCTTGGCCCTCGCCGTCGAGAAACCCGGTTCCTTCATCGTCGACTACAACGTTCCCAAAAAG gactTTCGGTTTCAGTTTATGAACACGGTTAGGGTTGGGGAGAGGCCGTTGAACTTGACCTACGCGCACAGCAGGGGCGACAACAGGACTGTCTTGGATGGAACCTTTGTGTATGATTCTGCGAACAAGGTTTCTGCCAATTACGCGCTCGACTCAGGGAACTGCAAGCTTAAGTACACCTATGTGCACAAGGGGTTGACCACGTTTGAGCCCGCCTATGACGTGGCCAAGAACACGTGGGACTTCGCCGTCTCGCGGAGGGTCTACGGCGGCGACGACACGTTGAGGGCCTCCTACCAGACATCCAGCAGGGTTCTGGGAGTTGAGTGGTCGCGGAATCCCAAACACACTGCTGGCTTCAAG ATTGTAGCATCTGTTAACTTGGCCGAGGAATTTAAAGCTCCCAAACTTGTTGCTGAGACCACATGGAATTTTGAGATGTAG
- the LOC100806185 gene encoding uncharacterized membrane protein At1g75140, giving the protein MAWSHKGKFFIFSLLFFFSSLHISSSPLDPESCSIQSKLDHDSCQEHDPEKPQIANHLNQQVLLDRLEELVRNLSDLVTRLESKLPDPPKEKGRFTQKKIGDDDEDARSSSKGVEDGEFEGKIRDGERARGTSVTKYTPFWSERFQFASALKLDSEATCINVLPFRDHEGLSKYVAVSDERGRVYVFTRNGDVLVEFDTSLESPITAMVSYTSVYKNESFVVTGHQNGEILMHRIWEGGSSGEDYSSVFMENVGKFLSPENWEDGLPVTLLEVHYVGRMKYILSADTSGKIRVFKENGSLHGSATPSSRPLVFLKQRLMFLTETGAGSLDLRGMKIRESECEGLNHSVARTYVFDATERSKAYGFTSDGDLIYVLLLGDVMNFKCRVRYKKKFDVDEPLALQAIKGYLLIVNPEKVFVYNVSSPHYVRVGVPRPVFSSGLDELRSSFLNNPTPSLDAETRVTPLIASDREKLVIVGLGGGYVGMYHSNLPIFKGEFNTMLWTSPVLFFILFLFGAWHFFAKKKEALTSWGPDDPFSSTSATTSAPLASGSGDRSFADSSSRSSEVMDLRGGNLRAPPRRYGSPSRYPGGAATSYRLGGASADHNARPASVDPDFRAASELKFRASTMDPPGFPKRRDGMFVGNQVVNDHS; this is encoded by the coding sequence ATGGCGTGGTCGCATAAAGGCAAgttttttatcttctctttactcttctttttctcttctcttcataTTTCCAGTTCCCCATTAGACCCCGAATCATGTTCTATACAATCCAAGCTGGACCACGATTCATGCCAGGAACATGATCCTGAAAAACCCCAAATAGCTAATCATTTGAATCAGCAAGTTTTGTTGGATAGGCTTGAGGAGTTAGTGAGAAACCTTAGTGATTTAGTTACAAGATTGGAATCAAAGCTACCTGACCCTCCAAAAGAAAAGGGTAGGTTTactcaaaaaaaaattggtgatgatgatgaagatgcaagATCAAGTAGTAAAGGAGTTGAAGATGGTGAATTTGAGGGGAAAATCCGAGATGGGGAGAGAGCTAGGGGAACGTCTGTGACAAAGTACACACCTTTTTGGTCAGAGAGGTTCCAGTTTGCATCTGCTTTGAAGTTggattctgaggccacttgtatAAATGTTTTGCCTTTTAGGGACCACGAGGGGCTGAGTAAGTATGTGGCGGTTAGTGATGAGAGGGGAAGAGTGTATGTGTTCACGAGGAATGGGGATGTGTTGGTTGAGTTTGATACCTCATTGGAGTCCCCTATTACAGCAATGGTTTCGTATACTTCGGTTTATAAGAATGAGAGTTTTGTGGTAACTGGTCATCAAAATGGGGAAATCTTGATGCATAGAATTTGGGAGGGAGGGTCTAGTGGAGAGGATTATAGTTCTGTTTTCATGGAGAATGTTGGTAAGTTTCTGTCACCTGAAAACTGGGAAGATGGGTTGCCGGTGactctcttggaagttcattatgTAGGGAGGATGAAGTACATTCTGTCAGCTGATACAAGTGGGAAGATCAGGGTTTTTAAGGAGAATGGTTCGTTACATGGCTCTGCCACGCCCTCTAGTAGGCCGCTAGTTTTTTTGAAGCAACGGCTTATGTTCTTGACAGAAACTGGGGCAGGTTCATTGGATTTAAGGGGCATGAAAATCAGGGAATCTGAATGTGAAGGCTTGAACCACTCTGTTGCTCGAACTTATGTTTTTGATGCCACGGAGCGTTCCAAGGCTTATGGGTTTACCTCAGACGGGGATCTGATTTATGTCTTGTTGCTTGGAGATGTGATGAACTTCAAATGCAGGGTTAGATACAAGAAAAAGTTTGATGTGGATGAGCCTCTTGCTCTGCAGGCAATTAAGGGGTATTTGCTGATTGTTAACCCGGAGAAGGTTTTCGTGTACAATGTTTCATCTCCGCATTATGTGAGAGTTGGTGTGCCTCGACCTGTTTTCTCCTCAGGTCTTGATGAGCTTAGATCATCCTTCTTGAATAATCCAACCCCAAGCTTGGATGCGGAAACAAGAGTGACACCCTTGATAGCTAGTGACCGCGAAAAGCTTGTTATTGTTGGTCTTGGAGGTGGGTATGTTGGAATGTATCATTCTAATCTACCTATCTTCAAAGGGGAATTCAATACCATGCTATGGACTAGTCCTGTGTTGTTCTTCATACTTTTCCTATTTGGGGCTTGGCACTTTTTCGCCAAGAAGAAGGAAGCACTTACATCATGGGGACCAGATGATCCATTTAGTTCCACGTCAGCTACCACCAGTGCGCCATTGGCATCTGGCTCTGGAGACAGATCTTTTGCAGACTCTTCTTCGAGAAGTTCTGAAGTTATGGATCTTAGAGGTGGAAATCTCAGAGCTCCACCGAGAAGGTATGGCTCTCCTTCAAGGTATCCCGGTGGGGCTGCAACTTCCTATAGGCTTGGTGGTGCGTCTGCAGATCACAATGCTAGGCCAGCTTCAGTTGATCCAGATTTTCGTGCAGCCTCGGAGCTGAAATTTAGGGCCTCCACCATGGACCCTCCAGGTTTTCCTAAAAGAAGAGATGGTATGTTTGTAGGCAATCAAGTTGTAAATGACCACAGTTGA